A portion of the Romeriopsis navalis LEGE 11480 genome contains these proteins:
- a CDS encoding AAA-like domain-containing protein has protein sequence MDEDLTSADLEILYAADAAVHQGTGDHLSDLETLVLRGSLKKAKYSEIAATYGYSPEYLNKDIGNKLWRKLSAALGENVSKASFREPVRRWWAQSASANIGGAVPVSPSMKSYEGDGTIYIERPPIERNCCETLLTPGGMVRIKAAQKMGKSLLLDRILEDVSRKFFKTVKLDLKLADSTVYSDLETFLKWVCTNTADYLDLDDQLAQFWKPMYGLNQNTTRYFQRYILSALDQPLVLAFDNFDLLFEQPSIFKDFCRLLRGWYENTKSNDRIGQIWQRLRLVVVHSTQEYPKLDINHSPFNVGCAFELPEFTQNQSRDLAQAYGIQLNSGQFSEYDLNQLISIVGGHPYLIASALEHLQRVAISVTDLLEVAAMESSLYGNHLRQLLWQLKAKPELVEALRMLIFSQSPIRLDSQRSFMLHSMGLARFERDKCLPSYELYRRYFAARLQDELAGD, from the coding sequence ATGGATGAAGACCTCACGTCTGCTGACCTCGAAATTCTGTATGCAGCTGATGCTGCAGTTCACCAGGGAACGGGTGATCACTTAAGTGATCTTGAAACCTTGGTATTACGGGGTTCTCTGAAAAAAGCGAAGTATAGCGAAATTGCCGCCACCTATGGCTATAGCCCTGAATATCTCAATAAAGACATTGGGAACAAGTTATGGCGCAAATTATCTGCAGCACTTGGAGAGAATGTCAGCAAAGCCAGTTTCCGTGAACCAGTGCGTCGCTGGTGGGCACAGTCTGCCTCTGCAAATATTGGAGGGGCGGTGCCTGTATCACCCTCAATGAAGAGCTATGAAGGTGATGGCACGATTTATATTGAGCGACCACCGATTGAACGCAATTGCTGCGAAACACTCTTAACTCCTGGCGGTATGGTTCGGATTAAGGCCGCTCAGAAAATGGGGAAAAGTTTATTACTAGATCGGATACTTGAGGATGTCAGTCGAAAATTCTTTAAAACCGTCAAATTAGATCTAAAACTAGCAGATTCCACTGTATATAGTGATTTGGAAACCTTTTTGAAGTGGGTTTGTACTAATACAGCAGACTATTTGGATCTAGACGATCAATTAGCGCAATTCTGGAAACCGATGTATGGATTGAATCAGAATACTACGCGGTACTTCCAAAGATATATTTTGTCTGCGCTTGATCAGCCTTTGGTCTTAGCCTTTGATAATTTTGACTTGCTATTTGAGCAACCGAGTATTTTCAAGGACTTTTGTCGCTTACTACGTGGCTGGTATGAAAATACGAAATCTAATGATCGAATTGGGCAAATTTGGCAACGACTACGATTGGTCGTTGTCCATTCAACACAAGAGTATCCCAAGCTTGATATTAACCATTCCCCTTTCAATGTGGGTTGCGCATTTGAGCTCCCAGAATTCACTCAGAATCAAAGCCGAGATTTAGCACAAGCCTACGGGATTCAGCTCAATAGCGGCCAATTTAGTGAATATGACTTAAATCAGCTGATTTCTATAGTTGGTGGTCATCCTTACTTAATTGCATCGGCTCTGGAACATCTTCAGCGTGTTGCAATCTCAGTAACAGATCTACTAGAAGTTGCAGCAATGGAAAGTTCGTTGTACGGCAATCATCTCCGCCAATTACTATGGCAACTCAAAGCAAAACCTGAGTTAGTTGAAGCATTACGGATGCTGATCTTTTCGCAGTCCCCGATTCGATTGGATTCGCAACGGTCTTTTATGCTTCATAGCATGGGTTTAGCAAGATTTGAACGAGATAAATGTCTACCCAGTTACGAGTTATATCGTCGATACTTTGCTGCGCGTTTGCAGGATGAGTTAGCAGGAGATTAA
- a CDS encoding two-partner secretion domain-containing protein, translating into MSIFHGNDRQQRLKLLYGFSLGIATCSLFSGLFAQSSLAQITPTTNWGIENTRLNVAGSVNGQPALLIEGGAARGSNLFHSFQQLNVSAGELVYFSNPAGISTIFSRIIGGQPSNILGTIGVNGLANLFLLNPQGIIFGPDAQLDIRGAFTATTANTIQFGNQGEFTIAPSSAPTLLTISPSSLNFAANQGAVINQAPNLQNLNRGSIALLGSQVNMDGGGLTVPGGRVSLSGIKGNGAIALQLLANQLQIISTTGTPADVFLGNGAKIDVRSDDAGSVDIQSNNLTMQGDGTSILAGIAPNSGTAQSLSGPVNILAAGNLRLDDRAVIDHSVLAGGVGNTGSTVVNAQKIIFENLGHINTELLGVGRLGEIQLTSRENILFQGGSSEGGIRFLPAINQAFERSGIFRRIGVNGNGTIGSTTINGSNISLLNGGGIGHQINGIGEIRSTFVNATGAIQLDQSGTADTARSNISLQITENGQGLIDDVIVNGRSLNIENGSEFVSALFGKGSTGGFQITLQDDFVLNGFKPRPPRTRVSTVNTILQDSGEGTIGDVSISANNIFIRDGGSIPASSIGLGNGGNITLIAKDQITIEGVNSPGFRSRIAATVTKQSFPDAGTFGRGEGKAGNISITGNRVSVLDGAFINASISDTVGQAGQVTIDAAEFLRVAGTGRSVSIGFSNGRIQITPITVKSLISAETGGNTQAVGGSIQINTPNLIVEQDGLIDTSTISQGKGGNIAINSPNILIASGGQVRTSTTDTGEAGKIEINSSGRLRVTGKSAQQLRELELLNSGILARTTTNSSGGGGSIVINANQVIADNEGLISVSSDGDGVAGQLNLNAKELQLRDQGQLLAETRGNTGGNILLNLSDVLLLRRGGGISTSAGTAQLGGDGGRIDIRTPFIVSVPGENSDIAANAFSGAGGQVNINALNLFGIVPKTRFELEQLLQVSDPSRLDPNLLTSNDITAISQTSPTLSGDVRISQLDVDPTQAAARLPDDLLDRSNLINQNLCRIAQGSQFILTGRGGLPSSPTVRQMTPRATWEDIRLRAPTVITKGPQLAQATRNNQAPPIEAQSWYRSFDGKIHLITQIQQAQPRWRMAMSCNQTPINSG; encoded by the coding sequence ATGAGCATATTCCACGGTAACGATCGACAGCAGCGACTGAAATTGCTTTACGGCTTCTCCTTGGGAATTGCCACTTGCAGTCTGTTTAGCGGCTTGTTTGCGCAAAGTAGTCTGGCCCAAATTACTCCTACAACAAACTGGGGTATTGAGAATACTCGTTTGAATGTGGCAGGCAGTGTGAACGGTCAACCCGCATTGCTGATTGAAGGCGGCGCGGCGCGTGGGAGCAATCTATTTCATAGTTTCCAACAACTTAATGTGAGTGCGGGAGAGCTGGTTTACTTTAGTAATCCGGCTGGTATATCGACGATCTTTTCTCGGATTATTGGAGGGCAACCTAGCAATATTTTGGGGACGATCGGGGTTAATGGTCTAGCAAATCTATTTCTGCTCAATCCCCAAGGGATTATTTTCGGTCCTGATGCACAACTCGATATTCGTGGCGCATTTACGGCAACCACTGCCAATACAATTCAGTTTGGTAATCAAGGCGAGTTTACGATCGCGCCATCATCAGCGCCGACATTACTGACAATTTCACCATCAAGCCTAAATTTTGCGGCGAATCAAGGTGCCGTGATTAACCAAGCACCGAACCTCCAAAATCTAAATCGTGGCAGTATTGCCCTCCTTGGGAGCCAGGTGAATATGGATGGTGGTGGACTAACTGTACCCGGCGGTCGCGTTAGTCTTAGTGGGATTAAGGGCAATGGGGCCATCGCATTACAGCTGCTTGCTAACCAACTGCAGATTATCTCGACGACAGGCACTCCAGCGGATGTATTCCTAGGCAATGGGGCGAAGATTGACGTTCGATCAGATGATGCTGGGTCAGTCGATATCCAATCGAATAACTTGACGATGCAAGGGGATGGCACCAGTATTTTGGCTGGTATTGCGCCGAATTCGGGTACTGCTCAAAGTCTGTCTGGCCCAGTCAATATCCTTGCTGCGGGAAACTTGCGGCTGGATGACCGAGCTGTAATCGATCATTCTGTGTTGGCCGGTGGCGTGGGAAATACTGGTAGCACTGTGGTCAATGCACAAAAAATTATATTTGAAAATCTGGGTCATATAAATACTGAATTACTTGGCGTTGGTCGGCTTGGCGAGATTCAGTTAACCAGCCGTGAGAATATTCTGTTCCAGGGTGGTAGTAGCGAAGGCGGAATACGCTTTTTACCGGCGATTAATCAAGCCTTCGAGCGTAGCGGTATTTTTCGTCGGATCGGAGTCAATGGGAATGGCACGATCGGTTCAACGACGATTAATGGAAGTAATATATCGCTGTTGAATGGCGGGGGAATTGGTCATCAAATTAATGGAATTGGTGAGATCCGCAGCACTTTCGTCAATGCCACAGGGGCGATCCAACTCGATCAATCCGGCACCGCCGATACCGCCCGGAGCAACATCTCGCTACAAATCACTGAAAATGGCCAAGGACTGATTGATGATGTCATTGTCAATGGGCGATCGCTCAATATCGAAAACGGGAGTGAATTTGTTTCTGCGTTATTTGGTAAAGGCTCGACCGGTGGCTTCCAAATTACTTTGCAAGATGACTTTGTGTTAAACGGTTTCAAGCCTCGCCCCCCACGAACCCGTGTCAGTACCGTGAATACGATTTTGCAAGACTCCGGTGAAGGTACAATTGGCGATGTGAGTATTAGTGCGAATAATATATTCATTCGTGATGGGGGCAGCATTCCAGCATCGTCGATCGGTCTTGGTAATGGGGGCAACATCACGTTGATTGCCAAAGATCAAATCACGATCGAGGGTGTGAATAGCCCTGGATTTAGAAGTCGAATCGCTGCCACAGTTACAAAACAGTCTTTCCCTGACGCCGGTACATTCGGTCGAGGCGAGGGAAAAGCCGGGAATATTTCAATCACTGGCAACCGCGTTTCGGTTTTGGACGGTGCATTTATTAATGCCAGCATCTCTGATACCGTTGGACAAGCCGGACAAGTTACAATTGATGCTGCAGAATTTCTACGGGTTGCTGGTACAGGCAGGTCAGTGAGTATCGGCTTTAGCAATGGTCGAATTCAAATTACACCCATTACGGTCAAGTCATTAATTTCGGCTGAGACAGGCGGTAATACGCAGGCTGTCGGTGGCTCCATTCAAATCAATACACCGAATTTAATTGTTGAGCAGGATGGACTAATTGACACATCAACGATTAGTCAAGGGAAAGGCGGCAATATCGCCATCAATAGCCCAAATATCCTGATTGCTTCCGGTGGTCAAGTCAGAACGAGTACGACGGATACTGGTGAGGCCGGTAAAATCGAGATCAACAGCAGTGGGCGATTACGCGTAACGGGAAAAAGTGCACAACAATTACGGGAACTAGAGCTGCTCAACAGTGGCATACTCGCCAGAACAACCACTAATTCATCGGGTGGCGGTGGATCTATCGTGATCAATGCGAATCAAGTCATTGCCGACAATGAGGGTTTAATTTCTGTTAGTAGTGATGGCGATGGGGTCGCTGGTCAACTTAATCTCAACGCCAAAGAACTGCAGCTACGGGATCAAGGGCAGCTGCTCGCAGAAACGAGAGGCAACACAGGCGGAAACATTCTGCTTAACTTGAGTGATGTTTTATTACTAAGACGCGGCGGCGGCATTTCCACCTCAGCGGGTACCGCGCAACTTGGTGGTGACGGTGGTCGGATTGATATTCGTACGCCCTTTATTGTGAGTGTCCCAGGCGAAAATAGTGACATTGCCGCCAACGCCTTTTCAGGGGCCGGGGGTCAAGTAAATATCAATGCTTTGAATCTGTTTGGCATTGTGCCAAAAACCCGCTTCGAACTAGAGCAACTACTGCAAGTTAGCGATCCATCCCGCTTAGATCCGAATCTATTGACCAGCAACGACATTACCGCAATTTCTCAAACCAGCCCGACGCTGAGTGGTGACGTCAGAATTAGCCAACTTGATGTTGACCCCACTCAAGCCGCCGCCCGATTACCGGATGATTTGCTCGATCGTTCGAACCTGATCAACCAAAACTTATGCCGCATTGCCCAAGGGAGTCAGTTTATTCTGACTGGCCGTGGTGGTCTGCCCAGTTCACCGACCGTGCGACAAATGACACCCCGAGCCACCTGGGAAGATATTCGTTTGCGTGCGCCAACGGTGATCACTAAAGGTCCGCAACTGGCGCAAGCAACAAGGAATAATCAGGCTCCACCGATCGAAGCGCAAAGCTGGTATCGCAGCTTTGATGGCAAAATCCATCTGATTACTCAGATTCAGCAAGCCCAGCCTCGCTGGAGGATGGCGATGAGCTGTAACCAAACGCCAATTAATTCCGGATAA